One region of Acidobacteriota bacterium genomic DNA includes:
- the zapA gene encoding cell division protein ZapA produces the protein MQDGKAPITAVKIYGQTYHVRSDDPDHVRRLAQVLDERMKEVSRQTPTVDSLKVAVLAALNIVDGHLSLQRQLESLRRHVGRESDRMADTLEAARGL, from the coding sequence ATGCAGGACGGAAAGGCTCCGATTACGGCGGTTAAGATCTACGGACAGACGTACCACGTACGCAGCGACGATCCCGACCATGTGCGCCGGCTGGCGCAGGTCTTGGACGAAAGAATGAAGGAAGTATCGCGCCAGACGCCCACCGTAGATTCTCTCAAGGTGGCCGTTTTGGCGGCCCTCAACATCGTCGACGGGCACCTTTCCCTTCAGCGCCAGCTCGAATCGTTGCGCCGCCACGTCGGGCGCGAGTCAGACCGCATGGCCGATACGCTGGAGGCGGCGCGGGGTCTTTGA
- the zapB gene encoding cell division protein ZapB has product MAREALKRLDDAVTAAANDLRRLRRENQSLRLQVADLREELAQLRSDQEEIRRLVERYRSQRAHVRSRLAGLLEKIAGLQRPADKSTLQV; this is encoded by the coding sequence ATGGCTCGGGAGGCCCTCAAGCGGTTGGATGATGCGGTGACAGCCGCCGCCAACGACTTGAGACGCCTGCGCCGCGAAAACCAGTCCCTGCGCCTGCAGGTCGCCGATCTGCGGGAAGAACTGGCGCAACTGAGATCCGACCAGGAAGAAATCCGCCGGCTGGTGGAGCGCTACAGGTCTCAAAGGGCTCACGTGCGCTCCCGCCTGGCCGGACTTTTAGAGAAAATTGCCGGCTTGCAGAGGCCGGCCGATAAATCGACTCTGCAGGTGTAA
- the rplT gene encoding 50S ribosomal protein L20, with translation MPRVRRGNRRLKRRKKILKQAKGYWGTKSKLHQAAKEQVMRSLAFAYRDRRQKKRNFRRLWIMRINAAARLHDLSYSQFMHGLKLAESELDRKMLADLAARDPEGFAAVAETVKKALDSR, from the coding sequence ATGCCTAGGGTTAGACGTGGAAACCGGCGGCTTAAGCGCCGCAAGAAAATCCTCAAGCAGGCGAAAGGCTACTGGGGAACCAAGAGCAAGCTGCACCAGGCCGCCAAAGAGCAGGTCATGCGCAGCCTGGCCTTCGCCTATCGGGACCGGCGCCAGAAGAAACGCAACTTCCGCCGCCTCTGGATCATGCGCATCAACGCTGCGGCTCGTCTGCATGACCTTTCCTACAGCCAGTTCATGCACGGCCTCAAACTGGCAGAGTCGGAACTCGACCGCAAAATGCTGGCTGATCTGGCGGCCCGCGACCCGGAGGGGTTCGCGGCCGTGGCCGAGACCGTGAAGAAGGCTCTCGATTCCCGATAG
- the rpmI gene encoding 50S ribosomal protein L35 encodes MKQKTKKSAAKRFKLTGTGKIKRHSSHASHILTKKSPKRKRKLRQSKLVAPGDQKRVLRMLKLK; translated from the coding sequence ATGAAACAGAAGACCAAGAAATCAGCCGCCAAGCGCTTCAAACTCACCGGCACCGGCAAGATCAAGCGCCACAGCAGCCACGCCAGCCATATCCTGACCAAGAAAAGCCCCAAGCGCAAACGCAAGCTGCGCCAGTCGAAGCTTGTAGCCCCGGGCGACCAGAAACGCGTGCTGCGGATGCTGAAATTGAAATAG
- the infC gene encoding translation initiation factor IF-3, which translates to MRKYSGRRGRSGPRVRVNRQIRAREIRAIDSDGTQLGIMHPKDAYKIAQDKGLDLVEVAPNANPPVCRILDYGKYMYQQSKRAQEAKKHQKQMQVKEVKFRPKTDQHDYDFKKKHIIRFIEDENKVKATIMFRGREVTHPEAGRDILEQLKEELADLVEVEREPKLEGYNMTMMLIPKKKKE; encoded by the coding sequence TTGAGAAAATATTCGGGAAGGCGCGGAAGGTCGGGGCCTCGAGTTCGAGTCAACCGGCAAATTCGAGCCCGCGAGATCCGGGCTATTGACAGCGACGGGACTCAACTGGGGATTATGCATCCCAAGGATGCTTACAAGATCGCCCAAGACAAGGGGCTCGACCTGGTGGAAGTGGCCCCTAACGCCAATCCGCCCGTTTGCCGCATTCTGGACTACGGCAAATACATGTACCAGCAGAGCAAGCGGGCTCAGGAGGCCAAGAAGCACCAGAAGCAAATGCAGGTCAAAGAGGTCAAGTTCAGACCTAAGACCGACCAGCACGATTACGATTTTAAGAAAAAGCACATCATCCGCTTCATCGAGGACGAGAACAAGGTCAAAGCCACCATCATGTTCCGGGGCCGCGAGGTCACCCATCCCGAGGCCGGACGCGACATCCTGGAACAGCTCAAGGAAGAACTCGCCGACCTCGTCGAAGTCGAGCGCGAGCCCAAGCTGGAAGGCTACAACATGACCATGATGCTGATTCCCAAGAAGAAAAAAGAATAG
- a CDS encoding HU family DNA-binding protein, with the protein MNKAELVDAIANDAGISKSQAQSALDAALEHVQNALKGGDKVTLVGFGTFSTSHRDARTGRNPQTGKEIQIPAKTVVKFTAGKALKEAVQ; encoded by the coding sequence ATGAATAAAGCAGAACTAGTCGATGCGATCGCCAACGATGCAGGGATCAGCAAGTCGCAGGCCCAGAGCGCGCTGGACGCGGCCCTGGAGCACGTGCAGAACGCCCTCAAAGGCGGTGACAAGGTCACCTTGGTGGGATTTGGAACGTTCTCCACCTCGCATCGCGACGCCCGCACCGGACGCAACCCGCAAACCGGAAAAGAAATCCAGATTCCGGCCAAGACGGTGGTCAAATTCACCGCGGGCAAAGCCCTCAAAGAGGCCGTCCAGTAA
- a CDS encoding S41 family peptidase has protein sequence MVRIKLVIVLLSALIVAYGFIGGVMDTAALSNDVYQDLSIFMDILHKIRDEYVERPDMDRAIKGALQGMVESLDPFSSFVDSQTYQELAGRRTSDAASPGLILSKRFGYVYVVSVLAGSPAEAQGLRTADMVESIEGQSTTTMSLWEAESRLMGEPDSQVEVRVIRARRTQPTLLVLERRRTPLQEASSRMLEDGIGLLAISHFNEGIADSVAQHLEELQSSGLRGLLIDVRGNALGDLEEAVKTASHFLPGQTLAATLRARSGDEEELKTQGQPLLPDLPVLILIDHGTSGAAEVFTAALHDQNRAETLGERTNGQGGVQESFRLQDGSRLILSTQRVFRPSGEPVQAEGPRDSGVAPDLRWPEQDFQTTFYYDNVPEDGSQELGDEYYRRLAEAIEEEQFRKAVEKIRERLLNKKAA, from the coding sequence ATGGTTCGAATCAAGCTTGTCATCGTCTTGCTCTCGGCTCTGATCGTCGCATACGGCTTTATCGGCGGCGTGATGGATACCGCCGCCCTCAGCAACGACGTCTATCAGGACCTGTCCATCTTCATGGACATTCTGCACAAAATACGCGACGAGTACGTGGAGCGGCCCGACATGGACCGGGCCATCAAAGGCGCCCTGCAGGGAATGGTCGAGTCGTTAGACCCCTTCTCCAGCTTCGTCGACAGCCAGACCTACCAGGAGCTGGCGGGCCGGCGCACAAGCGATGCCGCCTCGCCCGGCTTGATTCTCTCCAAGCGCTTCGGCTACGTTTACGTGGTGTCGGTGCTGGCTGGATCTCCCGCCGAGGCTCAAGGGCTGCGGACCGCCGACATGGTGGAGTCGATCGAAGGTCAGTCCACCACCACCATGAGCCTGTGGGAGGCCGAAAGCCGGCTCATGGGCGAGCCTGACAGCCAAGTGGAGGTGCGCGTCATACGCGCCCGCCGCACCCAGCCCACGCTGCTGGTGCTGGAGCGCCGCCGGACGCCCCTGCAGGAAGCCTCGTCCCGCATGCTGGAAGACGGCATCGGATTGCTCGCCATTTCTCACTTCAACGAGGGCATCGCCGACTCCGTTGCTCAACATCTCGAAGAGCTTCAGTCCTCGGGACTGAGAGGACTGCTCATCGACGTGCGGGGAAACGCTTTGGGCGATTTGGAGGAAGCCGTCAAAACCGCCTCCCACTTTCTCCCCGGGCAAACCCTGGCCGCCACCCTCAGAGCGCGCTCAGGCGATGAGGAAGAACTGAAGACGCAAGGCCAACCGCTGCTCCCCGACCTGCCGGTTCTGATCCTGATCGACCACGGCACCAGCGGAGCCGCCGAGGTCTTCACCGCCGCACTCCACGACCAAAACCGGGCCGAAACCCTGGGGGAACGGACAAATGGTCAGGGGGGCGTGCAAGAATCGTTTCGCCTGCAGGACGGATCTCGGCTGATTCTCTCTACTCAGAGGGTGTTTCGGCCTTCGGGAGAACCGGTGCAGGCTGAGGGGCCTAGGGATTCCGGCGTGGCGCCCGATTTGAGGTGGCCCGAGCAGGACTTCCAGACCACTTTCTACTATGATAACGTCCCTGAAGACGGCTCGCAGGAACTTGGCGACGAATACTATCGCCGCTTGGCTGAAGCCATCGAGGAGGAACAATTCAGGAAAGCGGTGGAGAAAATTCGGGAACGCCTCTTGAACAAAAAGGCCGCGTGA
- the ruvX gene encoding Holliday junction resolvase RuvX, with amino-acid sequence MGPWQQGETPPGRCLGLDVGSKRVGVAISDPLRLTARPLTTLRRTSDLEEDARRIARLARREQAAELVVGRPRHLHGRPSSVLEHILPLARQAARLSGLPLKWAEERLSSKEAEHLMAQAGVPPRERRGRRDEFAAAVILQWYFEEGPVEPPSAGPEQP; translated from the coding sequence ATGGGCCCCTGGCAACAAGGTGAAACCCCGCCCGGACGTTGTTTGGGGCTGGATGTGGGGAGCAAGAGAGTGGGGGTGGCCATCAGCGATCCGCTGCGCCTGACAGCCCGTCCGCTGACCACCTTGCGCCGCACTTCGGACCTGGAGGAGGACGCCCGCCGCATCGCCCGCCTGGCTCGCCGCGAGCAAGCGGCCGAACTGGTGGTGGGACGCCCCCGGCACCTGCATGGCCGCCCCAGCTCGGTTCTGGAGCACATCCTTCCCCTGGCCCGCCAAGCCGCCCGCCTCAGCGGACTGCCCCTGAAGTGGGCCGAGGAGCGCCTTTCCAGCAAGGAAGCCGAACATCTGATGGCCCAGGCCGGCGTTCCTCCCCGAGAACGCCGCGGGCGCCGCGACGAGTTCGCCGCTGCCGTGATCCTGCAATGGTATTTTGAGGAGGGACCGGTGGAGCCTCCCTCCGCCGGCCCTGAGCAACCATGA
- the mltG gene encoding endolytic transglycosylase MltG — protein sequence MSEQGQPFEQGGKSGPSTSPSTPPARLARPRWFMAAWMMVALALALSAGLLWLVSRWNEPYGSGRRLVEIPRGYSLERIASRLEEEQVVSSALLFRLYVRLRASASDLKAGEYLFDRPLSLAQVAEKLRSGDIHYHRAVVREGLDLQEIARDLAAQEWGRRDALLQLLQDPAWIADLDARAQDLEGYVFPDTYFFPRSATPRQVLKTMVDRTRRIWNEQRQARARSLGMSLREVLTLASLIEEEAARADERRLISSVFHNRLRQNIKLDCDPTVVYAVKRQGLYDGIIHLSDLRIDSPYNTYLYPGLPPGPIANAGLASIDAALNPADTDFLFFVARNDGSHVFSRTYRQHQRAVERFQRP from the coding sequence ATGAGCGAGCAAGGCCAGCCATTCGAGCAAGGCGGCAAGTCCGGCCCTTCCACATCTCCCTCCACTCCGCCCGCCCGCCTGGCACGTCCTCGCTGGTTCATGGCCGCCTGGATGATGGTGGCGCTGGCGCTGGCGCTGTCGGCGGGACTGCTGTGGCTGGTTTCACGCTGGAACGAACCCTACGGCTCGGGACGGCGCCTGGTGGAGATCCCCCGCGGCTACTCGCTGGAACGCATCGCTTCACGCCTGGAAGAGGAGCAAGTCGTCTCCTCGGCCCTGCTTTTTCGCCTCTACGTGCGCCTGAGGGCCTCGGCTTCCGACCTCAAGGCGGGGGAATACCTCTTCGACCGTCCCCTCAGCCTGGCCCAAGTGGCCGAGAAGCTGCGCAGCGGCGACATCCACTATCACCGGGCAGTGGTGAGGGAGGGGCTCGACCTGCAGGAGATCGCCCGCGACCTGGCAGCTCAGGAATGGGGAAGGCGGGACGCTCTTCTGCAGTTGCTTCAGGACCCGGCCTGGATCGCCGACCTGGACGCTCGGGCCCAGGACCTGGAGGGCTACGTTTTTCCCGACACCTACTTTTTCCCCCGTTCCGCCACGCCCCGCCAGGTGCTCAAGACCATGGTGGATCGTACCCGCCGGATCTGGAATGAGCAGAGGCAGGCCCGAGCCCGTTCCCTGGGAATGAGCCTGCGCGAAGTCCTCACGTTGGCCTCGCTGATCGAGGAAGAAGCCGCCCGGGCCGACGAGCGGCGGCTCATCTCTTCGGTCTTCCACAACCGCCTGCGCCAGAACATCAAGCTGGACTGCGATCCCACGGTGGTCTACGCCGTCAAACGTCAAGGCCTCTACGACGGAATCATCCACCTCAGCGACCTGCGCATCGACTCCCCTTACAACACCTATCTCTACCCGGGACTCCCTCCCGGACCCATCGCCAATGCCGGCTTGGCCTCAATCGACGCCGCCCTCAACCCGGCCGACACCGACTTTCTTTTCTTCGTGGCCCGCAACGACGGAAGCCACGTCTTCTCCCGCACCTACCGTCAGCACCAGCGGGCCGTGGAGCGCTTTCAGCGGCCCTGA